AGGGTTCTGTGTACAAGTTCATTCCTCAGCTCTTGAAAAGCCACTGTGTGAGGTCAACCAAATCTCTGTAGACTCATAGCTCTTAAACTCAACATCTGAAGCAGGATAACAAGGCACATTTGGCCATACTGGCCTGGGACCACACTATTATACTGGTCACTAGCTCCAGACAGGTGTGTAACCCCCAGGGGAGCTGGCTTCAGCAGAGATTCATAGGGTCTTAACAAGCCTGGTAAACCACTGGGTACTGTTCTAGGGACCCCAGATGTGAGGGCTACCCCTTGACTAAGATCCCTAAATCTGCCTCCAGCTTCCTAAGGATCTTGCCCCTAGTGACCTCCGCTTGGAAGAATAGCCCTCTGCCCACACCAGGCAGACATAAAAGTGTATCTATTGTACACTATGATTCCATGTAtacgaaatgtccagaataggcaaatcctaAAGACAGAAAGAGATTCATGGCTGCCGGTGACTGAGGgcgggggaatggggagtgactactaatgggtacGTGGCTtttctttggggtgatgaaaatgttttggagttagatagtggtgatggctgcgtaacactgtgaatatattaaaaatcactgaactgtacactttaaaagtgaCATTTATGTCACTGAATTACCTCTCAATAGTACTAAtagttttttttcaatagtactaatagggcttccctggtggcgcagtggttgagagttcgcctgccgatgcaggggacacgggttcgtgccccgatcccggaggatcccacatgccgcggagcggctgggcccgcgagccatggccgcggagcctgtgtgtccggagcctgtgctccgcaacgggagaggccacagcagtgagaggcccgcgtacagcaaaaaaaaaaaaaaaaaaaaaaaaaaaaatagtactaatAATTTTTAAGGGCCCCAGGAGACGGGCTGAGTGACCAGGACTTAGTCCCTGACCTCTAATGCTGCCTTACCCCCACCCACTTCCGTCCTCCACACTTAGCACATGCCCTCCTGTGATatggcctttgcacctgctgtttcctctgctcagAATGCTCTTCTACCTGCCCCACAGCTCCCCACCTCCTCTGAGCTCTGCTCAGTGAACCTCGACATCTACTCTCCCCAGCCCATGTATCACAACTCACACTCTGCTTTCAGAAATCAGGTAGTCAGATTTGCTGGTGCCCAGTGGACTGGCACTCTGTCACACACAAGGGGTGGGGTGACCAGCACTGGGGTGTCAGGAACTAAGCAGAAGCATCCTCGCCCAGGCACTCACCTGTGGGATGAAGCCGCAGCACGTCACCGTGTGGAAGCCGAACTTGGTCACATACTGGGGCCCGGCACCCTCAGCCCTCTGGCCTGTCAACAGAAAGtgctgtttgtctttctcttaaatGTCAGACCTCAGCAGAGCATCAGGATGGGCCTGGGCTGCACTGCTGGAACATGGGTGGCTGAGGATATACTACACATGGTAGCAATTGGTCCACACATGGACCAGCAAGGACACGCCTATCTCAAGCACACTGGACAGCAGAGTTGGATATAAAAGGGGTCATGAGCTGATTCTACTAGCTTATCATCAAAATTCTTATTTAACAATCTCTTTTTTCACACTGCAGTCTACAGGCAGGTGGTGTGCAACCCAACCCATTACTGAAATGTACCCCCTAAGCACCAACCCAGGGTAGATGCACCCAGGTCAAGGGTGCACAATAGCAGTCTGAACATACCCACTCTGTTCTCCTCCTCCCTCAACTTCTCCCTGAGCTTCTGGTTGTAAAGGTGCAAATCTGCCATCTGGTCTCCAAGTTTTGATGCCTGACTgaggaaagaagaaatgcagCCAATTAAAATAAGAGACAACAACCAGCTCGCATGTTCCAttttgagaaatgttttaaataccttaaaaattactctctgttctttaaaaactaaaaagaaatgaactgtaGGCAATGacctccaaaaaaacaaaatagtatgAAATCACCAAGAGGGGTAGGCTTCTGTTGAAGCCCACAGAGGTACTGGGAATTAAGGGACAAATCAAGGGAAAAAGTAATGttaagtagggaaaaaaaaaaaaaggcccccaATTTTTGTAAAAGCAAATGTAAATCACATATAAGAAAAAGACTGGGATGATAATCACACACCAAAATGTAGCAGTGACTGCTCCCTGCTTCTGGGATGACGGgtgcctttagttttctttacaTGAGCTTGCGTCTTCCAccattttttaaacaatgaatatACATAACTTtaataattagaaaaacaattaaaGACTTCAGATAATTACTAGATCAGACCTCACTGCCCAAACTGAGCTGGCACGGGTGCCCTCTGAGCACAAAGCAATGGATGGTTCAAACACGCTTATCTGGCACAACTTTGTGGAGCCAAACTAACCTCAGACTGACCCTCCGTGGAAAGCCAGAGCTCCTGCCTCCATCAGGGATGGCAGGTGTGGCTCCTGGCCCTGCCTCTACTCCCTGCATGGAGTTATATGGGCAGCTCAGCAAGAGGCTGCTCCCCACCTCTCtcgtctccctctctctctctctgtctctgtcttcctctctctgtctccctgtttgtctctctctctctcacacacacacacacactctctctctctctctctctctctctctctctctctctctcttacctgCTCAGGCCCCTCATCTTCAGATGCTCCATCACAAAGGCAGCCCCACCTCCAGGCAGGTCAATCACCTTGATAGGCTGAGGCACCCGCACCAGGCCAGTGCTCCGAAGAGCCTCCAGGCTCGCCATCTCCCCCTCAAACATCTGCCGGGCCTGCGTCCAGAACAAGGCCGTGAACTCCAACGCCAGCAAGGGCTATGCAGCCAGGCTGAGGCTCACAGCCCTGCACAGAAGCCACCATGTGGGATCGCAAGCACCCAGGACCTCCAGTTGCTGAAAACTGGCTGGGGAGCAAGGCATCAGCCCCCAGAGGGTGGGACGCAATGTGGCCCCCTTTGGATAGGAAGGGGCTGCGCCGAGAGCTTAGGGTGGACAGGATGCTGAGGTCTGCACCAAGCGCTTGCTCTGAGAGGTAAGGAAGCACAGGCCAtgggggggtggggtgctggGGGTGCTGGGGAACCATTCGGGTGCTAAGAGTGCCATAGGGGTGCTGGGAGGTGCTGGGAGTGCCATGAAGGTACTGTGGGGTGGTGGGAGTGCTACGGGGTGTTGTAGTAGACCATGAGGGTGCTGGGGGGTATAGTGGGGTGCTGTGGGGTGCCACAGGGTGCCATGGGGGTGCTGGTGGGGTGCCTTGAAGTGCAGGTTAGTGGAGGGtatggggctgggcctgggtccCCTTCCAGGTTACCTGCCCCCACGATGCCTTGAGCACTTACAGCAAATGAGAGGCAGCACAGGGCAGCATGGGGGGCATAAGTGACTGGGGCACAcacttggggtgggggaaggcaggggctggggggtccAGGGCCAGTCCCCAGAGGCAAGCACCCACCAgggcctggaggctgggaaggagcCATGCACCCCACCCAAGAAGAAGACAGCCACTCCCCAGGGCAGCGGAACAGCCTCCACTGGGACCCAGGGGGCTTCCTACTTCTAAAACATTTTGTACAAATATCCCAATTTTAAATTAGGTGAACTCTCACCTTAGGTACACTGTATCTGGGTTAAAAATGTGTTTGTTCATATGGTTTGTGAATACCTCTGGCTTATAGAATAAACCTTTGTGAACAAGATCAAAGCAGCTATTTCCACACGGGAAAAGAATTCCGTCCTTTAATTCAAGGACCTGAGGGGAGAACATGCAAGATGTCCTCCTAACTGCCAATCCACACCTAGAATCATGGAGCGGGGTGTCCAGTGACCCTCAGCCATGCTCCCAGGGTGAGACCCCAAACGTACAGGGGAAGAGGACACCTGGGCTCCAGATGGCTTATATCCTGAGGGCCTCACCTATCACCTGTTCTCGTGTATTGATTGATcacctcctgtgtgccagcaCTGAAGGTTTCAAGGGTGAAAAATGGGATCCCAGCCTGGAAGAGCTTTCGGGAACCAGCTGCGAAATTTCCAGGGCCAGTGTGAACCCTGAACCCAATACCGCTTCCCAGTGGGTGGGCCTTATCGTTTTGAGGGATTTGGGTACTGAAACCAGATTCTTTAACAGTTCCTGGTGCCAACAGAGCAGGGATGCCGGACCAATGCCGACCCACTGTCCATCCTAAACGTTGGCAGTGCTGCAGGGGGACTGGAGGGGTCACTCTGGGATTTCCTCCAGCCCACAGccaacaccccctccccactgccgCATCTCAAAGGGGCCTGGCCCACAGAGCACCAGGGGCCTCCTTGGAGCTGCCCACCAGGGCCAAGGGAGCGCTATCCTCAGCACCTGAGGTGCACACACTATGGTCAGTTTTCTCCACCTGTAAAGTGTTACTATTTTCCATGTATATTTAACAGCAATATTTTAAGCAGGCCATGGAAACCAGGTACAACACAAGCATGGCCTGTGAGTCGGGCAAGGGTTCTTCCTGCCTCTTTCCACCTGCCGGGGAGGACCCAGGGGCTGTGGGGAACGGAGTccagagctgagccccaggggagTGGCAGAAGCAGCCCAGGACCCCAAGCTTCACTGCCCCCCATGCTTGAATGGTTGAGAGATtaaaacagacaccaaaaactcCTGTGCATCCAGGCAAAAGGAAGTAAATTAATCCCGGTGCAGACAAAACCTCGGAATCCCACAGAAAACACTTGAGCCTCTGCAAGGCCGCAAGCTGACCCCGGGGCTGTGACTGCCAGGCCTGGCCCAGGACCAGACCACGGCGCTCCCTCTCCCTGAGCCCCTGAGCGCCTGAGCCCCCTCgccaccttcctctcctccccgtCTTCCTtccagccctcccccaccctcaaCTCCTTCTCCCCTCCAGCTCCCGGCGCAGGCTCAGGAcgcagggaggggtggggtgggatgggatggggtCGGGGGCACGCACCAGCGTCCTGCGGTTGACCTTGATGAACACGGGACCGGCATCCGTGTCGTAGGCGCGTCCCTCGCTGATGCAGCCGGCCCCGGGGCTCCCGAAGGCGCGCAGGGTCGTGGTGCGCAGCTCCGCGCGCAGCAGCTGCTCCATGGGGCCGGCGGCGGGATGGGGGACGGGAGACACGGGGACACGGGGGACCTGGGACCGCGCAGACAGCGGGCCGGACGCGAGCTCGCCGCTGCCGAGGCAGCTGTCCGCGGAGGAGGCGCCCGGTCTGTTTGGCCTAAGGGCTCCCAGCGCCCGGGTGTCCGGCCTCCCGCAGTCAGGCGGGGCAAGCGCTCGCCGCCCCCACCCCGTAGGCCAAGCCGGGCGGACCCAGCGCTATGGGAGGAGGGTGGAGCTCTCTGATAGGGGGACAGACGTGGAGGCGGTGCCCTCCCGTGTGTCCACAGTCAGTGAGCCTGGACCCGGCTGGAACTTGCCCAGGGCCCTGTAGGGCCTGACCTCCCtgcaccctctctgagcctcggccCAGAGCCCTCCCACCCAGCAATACCCAGGACAGTCCAGGGGAGATTGCCGTCCCTGGGATGCAGGTCACAGGCCTTGCTAGGTCTCACACGATCCACAGAAGGCTGGCGGTCTTGATCACGTCGTGCCAGGCCCCAGGCACTGCCTGGTGACACCGGTTGCTGGCACTGGGCTTGCTCGTCAGGGCACCTGGTGCCCATCAGAGATAGAGTCTGCTCTTGGGGTTCTGATACCAGGCAGCTGACCGCACCCGGAGTGGGACTCTTGATTACAGAGGCTGGCTGTCCCAGGAAGGGAGCTTCCTGGCACAGAtgtgccaggacttccctggtggtccagtggttaatactctgctctccc
Above is a genomic segment from Mesoplodon densirostris isolate mMesDen1 chromosome 18, mMesDen1 primary haplotype, whole genome shotgun sequence containing:
- the FN3K gene encoding fructosamine-3-kinase; protein product: MEQLLRAELRTTTLRAFGSPGAGCISEGRAYDTDAGPVFIKVNRRTLARQMFEGEMASLEALRSTGLVRVPQPIKVIDLPGGGAAFVMEHLKMRGLSSQASKLGDQMADLHLYNQKLREKLREEENRVGQRAEGAGPQYVTKFGFHTVTCCGFIPQVNEWQDDWPTFFTRHRLQAQLDLIEKDYADREARELWSQLQVKIPELFCGLEIVPALLHGDLWSGNVAEDDTGPIIYDPASFYGHSEFELAIALMFGGFPRPFFTAYHQKVPKAPGFDRRLLLYQLFNYLNHWNHFGKQYRSPSLGTMRKLLK